One Coffea arabica cultivar ET-39 chromosome 5c, Coffea Arabica ET-39 HiFi, whole genome shotgun sequence DNA window includes the following coding sequences:
- the LOC113690665 gene encoding probable receptor-like protein kinase At5g20050 isoform X3, whose translation MSEGLFSLSVTPDGLLAYMESNPPQRYYTSRFHEGRSFAFNKGRFYRWDIPYNSSAQILKFAPEGHLKVHQLDSDGMHWKEVADLLSPEAGDCGYPMVCGKYGVCKHGQCGCPDAANYQSNFFRQIDSRHPNLGCSALTPISCDYAKDQSFLELKNAYYFAFESSLYGHGTGLDECKNSCLNNCSCKAALFAYDGNGTSEGGCLLLNEVFSIINNENHAVSVHNTTLFVKVSNVKNSRQSKATLLLTLGAFSASLCVVGCCLFLFRKRLKELKEIEMDLLDHLPGMPTRYSYEMLKKMTENFSRKLGQGGFGSVYEGILDNGTKIAVKYLDGFGQVKDSFLVEANTIGSIHHINLVKLVGYCSEKSHRLLVYEYMANGSLDTWIFGGTEKSPLPWHTRRKIILDIAKGLAYLHEECCQKIIHFDVKPQNVLLDQNFNAKVSDFGLSKLLEKDQSRVVTRMRGTPGYLAPEWLHSGITEKVDVYSFGVVIMEIICGRKNVDWSMTGENSHLLSLFKRKALEERLQDIVDKKSEDMLIHMEEAIDVMKIGAWCLQSDFTKRPSMSLVVKALEGVVAAETKLNFDFTNSSVVNMVATADQEQEAVDDASPLLPSVLSGPR comes from the coding sequence ATGAGTGAAGGTTTGTTCTCTCTTTCTGTTACCCCCGATGGCTTGTTGGCTTATATGGAGTCCAATCCACCTCAAAGATACTATACGTCTAGATTTCACGAGGGTCGTTCTTTTGCATTCAACAAAGGACGCTTCTATAGATGGGATATTCCTTATAATTCGTCTGCTCAAATCCTGAAGTTTGCTCCCGAAGGGCATCTAAAGGTACATCAGTTGGATTCGGATGGAATGCATTGGAAAGAGGTTGCTGATCTTTTGAGTCCAGAAGCTGGTGATTGTGGATATCCAATGGTATGTGGAAAGTATGGAGTCTGCAAACATGGGCAATGTGGTTGTCCTGATGCAGCCAACTATCAGTCAAACTTTTTTAGGCAAATCGATTCTAGGCATCCAAATCTTGGATGTTCAGCACTTACTCCAATTTCTTGTGACTACGCCAAAGATCAGAGTTTTCTAGAGCTTAAGAATGCATATTACTTTGCGTTTGAATCAAGTTTGTACGGTCATGGAACAGGGTTAGATGAATGCAAAAATAGCTGCCTGAACAACTGTTCATGCAAAGCAGCTCTATTTGCATACGATGGCAATGGTACTTCAGAAGGAGGTTGTTTATTACTGAATGAAGTATTCTCTATCATCAATAACGAGAATCACGCAGTATCAGTTCACAACACAACCCTGTTTGTTAAGGTTTCTAACGTCAAGAATTCAAGGCAGAGCAAGGCTACGTTGCTATTGACTCTAGGAGCTTTTTCTGCTTCGCTTTGCGTTGTTGGGTGTTGCCTCTTTCTTTTcaggaaaagattaaaagaactGAAGGAAATCGAAATGGATTTGCTTGACCACTTACCAGGTATGCCTACAAGATACTCGTATGAGATGTTGAAAAAAATGACAGAAAATTTCAGCAGGAAACTTGGGCAAGGAGGATTTGGTTCTGTCTACGAAGGAATACTTGACAATGGCACCAAAATAGCGGTTAAATACCTTGATGGTTTTGGCCAGGTGAAGGATTCATTTTTAGTGGAAGCAAACACAATAGGTAGCATCCACCATATTAatttggtgaaacttgttggatATTGCTCTGAAAAGTCACATAGGCTTCTGGTTTATGAATACATGGCTAATGGATCTCTTGATACCTGGATATTTGGTGGAACAGAAAAATCTCCTCTTCCATGGCatacaagaagaaaaatcatcttgGACATTGCTAAGGGATTAGCTTATCTCCATGAAGAATGCTGTCAGAAAATAATCCACTTTGATGTAAAACCCCAAAACGTTCTCTTAGATCAAAATTTTAATGCAAAAGTTTCTGATTTTGGATTGTCAAAGCTTCTTGAAAAGGATCAAAGTAGAGTTGTTACAAGGATGAGAGGAACGCCGGGTTACTTGGCTCCCGAATGGCTGCACTCAGGTATAACAGAAAAAGTTGATGTTTACAGCTTTGGCGTTGTCATCATGGAGATCATCTGTGGGAGGAAGAATGTGGATTGGTCCATGACTGGAGAGAATAGCCATCTGCTCAGTCTTTTCAAGAGAAAAGCACTAGAAGAGAGGCTTCAGGACATTGTTGACAAGAAAAGTGAGGATATGCTGATCCACATGGAGGAAGCTATTGATGTGATGAAGATTGGTGCATGGTGTCTGCAGAGTGATTTCACCAAGAGGCCTTCAATGTCATTAGTAGTTAAAGCATTGGAGGGTGTAGTAGCAGCTGAAACCAAATTAAACTTCGACTTCACAAATTCATCGGTAGTTAATATGGTGGCAACTGCTGATCAAGAACAGGAAGCTGTTGATGATGCTAGTCCATTGTTGCCTTCAGTTTTATCTGGACCGAGGTAG
- the LOC113690665 gene encoding G-type lectin S-receptor-like serine/threonine-protein kinase SD2-5 isoform X1, which produces MALKHTPYHAAMLLSSLLIISSSQFLCVKALSYNSAASLSTSWLNHPSQMVNSTELAFVTPILLRKTNGPWFMCGFYCKMDGRSCLFGVLIFQNLNTTYLQFPQLVWSANRNTPVQTHAALHLRQDGELVLKNFDHTVVWSSNTGGKPVSGLNLTETGNLVLFGKNNETIWQSFDHPTDSLLWGQKLVPGQKLRASVSESNMSEGLFSLSVTPDGLLAYMESNPPQRYYTSRFHEGRSFAFNKGRFYRWDIPYNSSAQILKFAPEGHLKVHQLDSDGMHWKEVADLLSPEAGDCGYPMVCGKYGVCKHGQCGCPDAANYQSNFFRQIDSRHPNLGCSALTPISCDYAKDQSFLELKNAYYFAFESSLYGHGTGLDECKNSCLNNCSCKAALFAYDGNGTSEGGCLLLNEVFSIINNENHAVSVHNTTLFVKVSNVKNSRQSKATLLLTLGAFSASLCVVGCCLFLFRKRLKELKEIEMDLLDHLPGMPTRYSYEMLKKMTENFSRKLGQGGFGSVYEGILDNGTKIAVKYLDGFGQVKDSFLVEANTIGSIHHINLVKLVGYCSEKSHRLLVYEYMANGSLDTWIFGGTEKSPLPWHTRRKIILDIAKGLAYLHEECCQKIIHFDVKPQNVLLDQNFNAKVSDFGLSKLLEKDQSRVVTRMRGTPGYLAPEWLHSGITEKVDVYSFGVVIMEIICGRKNVDWSMTGENSHLLSLFKRKALEERLQDIVDKKSEDMLIHMEEAIDVMKIGAWCLQSDFTKRPSMSLVVKALEGVVAAETKLNFDFTNSSVVNMVATADQEQEAVDDASPLLPSVLSGPR; this is translated from the coding sequence ATGGCCTTAAAGCACACCCCATATCATGCAGCTATGCTCCTGTCTAGCCTTCTGATAATTTCTTCTTCACAATTTTTATGTGTCAAAGCTCTCAGCTATAATTCAGCTGCCTCTCTTTCCACTTCCTGGCTTAATCACCCCAGTCAGATGGTCAATAGTACAGAATTGGCTTTTGTGACACCAAtccttttgagaaaaacaaatgGACCGTGGTTCATGTGCGGCTTCTACTGTAAAATGGATGGTAGGTCATGCCTCTTTGGAGTCCTcattttccaaaatttgaaTACAACTTATCTGCAATTCCCACAACTAGTCTGGTCTGCTAATAGAAACACTCCTGTACAAACTCATGCTGCTTTGCACCTCAGGCAAGATGGAGaattggttttgaaaaattttgatcacACTGTAGTCTGGTCCAGCAACACGGGAGGAAAGCCTGTTTCAGGATTAAACTTGACTGAAACAGGAAACCTTGTGCTCTTTGGAAAAAATAACGAGACCATTTGGCAATCTTTTGATCATCCTACCGACTCGTTGCTGTGGGGACAGAAATTAGTTCCAGGGCAGAAATTAAGAGCTAGTGTTTCAGAATCAAACATGAGTGAAGGTTTGTTCTCTCTTTCTGTTACCCCCGATGGCTTGTTGGCTTATATGGAGTCCAATCCACCTCAAAGATACTATACGTCTAGATTTCACGAGGGTCGTTCTTTTGCATTCAACAAAGGACGCTTCTATAGATGGGATATTCCTTATAATTCGTCTGCTCAAATCCTGAAGTTTGCTCCCGAAGGGCATCTAAAGGTACATCAGTTGGATTCGGATGGAATGCATTGGAAAGAGGTTGCTGATCTTTTGAGTCCAGAAGCTGGTGATTGTGGATATCCAATGGTATGTGGAAAGTATGGAGTCTGCAAACATGGGCAATGTGGTTGTCCTGATGCAGCCAACTATCAGTCAAACTTTTTTAGGCAAATCGATTCTAGGCATCCAAATCTTGGATGTTCAGCACTTACTCCAATTTCTTGTGACTACGCCAAAGATCAGAGTTTTCTAGAGCTTAAGAATGCATATTACTTTGCGTTTGAATCAAGTTTGTACGGTCATGGAACAGGGTTAGATGAATGCAAAAATAGCTGCCTGAACAACTGTTCATGCAAAGCAGCTCTATTTGCATACGATGGCAATGGTACTTCAGAAGGAGGTTGTTTATTACTGAATGAAGTATTCTCTATCATCAATAACGAGAATCACGCAGTATCAGTTCACAACACAACCCTGTTTGTTAAGGTTTCTAACGTCAAGAATTCAAGGCAGAGCAAGGCTACGTTGCTATTGACTCTAGGAGCTTTTTCTGCTTCGCTTTGCGTTGTTGGGTGTTGCCTCTTTCTTTTcaggaaaagattaaaagaactGAAGGAAATCGAAATGGATTTGCTTGACCACTTACCAGGTATGCCTACAAGATACTCGTATGAGATGTTGAAAAAAATGACAGAAAATTTCAGCAGGAAACTTGGGCAAGGAGGATTTGGTTCTGTCTACGAAGGAATACTTGACAATGGCACCAAAATAGCGGTTAAATACCTTGATGGTTTTGGCCAGGTGAAGGATTCATTTTTAGTGGAAGCAAACACAATAGGTAGCATCCACCATATTAatttggtgaaacttgttggatATTGCTCTGAAAAGTCACATAGGCTTCTGGTTTATGAATACATGGCTAATGGATCTCTTGATACCTGGATATTTGGTGGAACAGAAAAATCTCCTCTTCCATGGCatacaagaagaaaaatcatcttgGACATTGCTAAGGGATTAGCTTATCTCCATGAAGAATGCTGTCAGAAAATAATCCACTTTGATGTAAAACCCCAAAACGTTCTCTTAGATCAAAATTTTAATGCAAAAGTTTCTGATTTTGGATTGTCAAAGCTTCTTGAAAAGGATCAAAGTAGAGTTGTTACAAGGATGAGAGGAACGCCGGGTTACTTGGCTCCCGAATGGCTGCACTCAGGTATAACAGAAAAAGTTGATGTTTACAGCTTTGGCGTTGTCATCATGGAGATCATCTGTGGGAGGAAGAATGTGGATTGGTCCATGACTGGAGAGAATAGCCATCTGCTCAGTCTTTTCAAGAGAAAAGCACTAGAAGAGAGGCTTCAGGACATTGTTGACAAGAAAAGTGAGGATATGCTGATCCACATGGAGGAAGCTATTGATGTGATGAAGATTGGTGCATGGTGTCTGCAGAGTGATTTCACCAAGAGGCCTTCAATGTCATTAGTAGTTAAAGCATTGGAGGGTGTAGTAGCAGCTGAAACCAAATTAAACTTCGACTTCACAAATTCATCGGTAGTTAATATGGTGGCAACTGCTGATCAAGAACAGGAAGCTGTTGATGATGCTAGTCCATTGTTGCCTTCAGTTTTATCTGGACCGAGGTAG
- the LOC113690665 gene encoding G-type lectin S-receptor-like serine/threonine-protein kinase SD2-5 isoform X2: protein MVNSTELAFVTPILLRKTNGPWFMCGFYCKMDGRSCLFGVLIFQNLNTTYLQFPQLVWSANRNTPVQTHAALHLRQDGELVLKNFDHTVVWSSNTGGKPVSGLNLTETGNLVLFGKNNETIWQSFDHPTDSLLWGQKLVPGQKLRASVSESNMSEGLFSLSVTPDGLLAYMESNPPQRYYTSRFHEGRSFAFNKGRFYRWDIPYNSSAQILKFAPEGHLKVHQLDSDGMHWKEVADLLSPEAGDCGYPMVCGKYGVCKHGQCGCPDAANYQSNFFRQIDSRHPNLGCSALTPISCDYAKDQSFLELKNAYYFAFESSLYGHGTGLDECKNSCLNNCSCKAALFAYDGNGTSEGGCLLLNEVFSIINNENHAVSVHNTTLFVKVSNVKNSRQSKATLLLTLGAFSASLCVVGCCLFLFRKRLKELKEIEMDLLDHLPGMPTRYSYEMLKKMTENFSRKLGQGGFGSVYEGILDNGTKIAVKYLDGFGQVKDSFLVEANTIGSIHHINLVKLVGYCSEKSHRLLVYEYMANGSLDTWIFGGTEKSPLPWHTRRKIILDIAKGLAYLHEECCQKIIHFDVKPQNVLLDQNFNAKVSDFGLSKLLEKDQSRVVTRMRGTPGYLAPEWLHSGITEKVDVYSFGVVIMEIICGRKNVDWSMTGENSHLLSLFKRKALEERLQDIVDKKSEDMLIHMEEAIDVMKIGAWCLQSDFTKRPSMSLVVKALEGVVAAETKLNFDFTNSSVVNMVATADQEQEAVDDASPLLPSVLSGPR from the coding sequence ATGGTCAATAGTACAGAATTGGCTTTTGTGACACCAAtccttttgagaaaaacaaatgGACCGTGGTTCATGTGCGGCTTCTACTGTAAAATGGATGGTAGGTCATGCCTCTTTGGAGTCCTcattttccaaaatttgaaTACAACTTATCTGCAATTCCCACAACTAGTCTGGTCTGCTAATAGAAACACTCCTGTACAAACTCATGCTGCTTTGCACCTCAGGCAAGATGGAGaattggttttgaaaaattttgatcacACTGTAGTCTGGTCCAGCAACACGGGAGGAAAGCCTGTTTCAGGATTAAACTTGACTGAAACAGGAAACCTTGTGCTCTTTGGAAAAAATAACGAGACCATTTGGCAATCTTTTGATCATCCTACCGACTCGTTGCTGTGGGGACAGAAATTAGTTCCAGGGCAGAAATTAAGAGCTAGTGTTTCAGAATCAAACATGAGTGAAGGTTTGTTCTCTCTTTCTGTTACCCCCGATGGCTTGTTGGCTTATATGGAGTCCAATCCACCTCAAAGATACTATACGTCTAGATTTCACGAGGGTCGTTCTTTTGCATTCAACAAAGGACGCTTCTATAGATGGGATATTCCTTATAATTCGTCTGCTCAAATCCTGAAGTTTGCTCCCGAAGGGCATCTAAAGGTACATCAGTTGGATTCGGATGGAATGCATTGGAAAGAGGTTGCTGATCTTTTGAGTCCAGAAGCTGGTGATTGTGGATATCCAATGGTATGTGGAAAGTATGGAGTCTGCAAACATGGGCAATGTGGTTGTCCTGATGCAGCCAACTATCAGTCAAACTTTTTTAGGCAAATCGATTCTAGGCATCCAAATCTTGGATGTTCAGCACTTACTCCAATTTCTTGTGACTACGCCAAAGATCAGAGTTTTCTAGAGCTTAAGAATGCATATTACTTTGCGTTTGAATCAAGTTTGTACGGTCATGGAACAGGGTTAGATGAATGCAAAAATAGCTGCCTGAACAACTGTTCATGCAAAGCAGCTCTATTTGCATACGATGGCAATGGTACTTCAGAAGGAGGTTGTTTATTACTGAATGAAGTATTCTCTATCATCAATAACGAGAATCACGCAGTATCAGTTCACAACACAACCCTGTTTGTTAAGGTTTCTAACGTCAAGAATTCAAGGCAGAGCAAGGCTACGTTGCTATTGACTCTAGGAGCTTTTTCTGCTTCGCTTTGCGTTGTTGGGTGTTGCCTCTTTCTTTTcaggaaaagattaaaagaactGAAGGAAATCGAAATGGATTTGCTTGACCACTTACCAGGTATGCCTACAAGATACTCGTATGAGATGTTGAAAAAAATGACAGAAAATTTCAGCAGGAAACTTGGGCAAGGAGGATTTGGTTCTGTCTACGAAGGAATACTTGACAATGGCACCAAAATAGCGGTTAAATACCTTGATGGTTTTGGCCAGGTGAAGGATTCATTTTTAGTGGAAGCAAACACAATAGGTAGCATCCACCATATTAatttggtgaaacttgttggatATTGCTCTGAAAAGTCACATAGGCTTCTGGTTTATGAATACATGGCTAATGGATCTCTTGATACCTGGATATTTGGTGGAACAGAAAAATCTCCTCTTCCATGGCatacaagaagaaaaatcatcttgGACATTGCTAAGGGATTAGCTTATCTCCATGAAGAATGCTGTCAGAAAATAATCCACTTTGATGTAAAACCCCAAAACGTTCTCTTAGATCAAAATTTTAATGCAAAAGTTTCTGATTTTGGATTGTCAAAGCTTCTTGAAAAGGATCAAAGTAGAGTTGTTACAAGGATGAGAGGAACGCCGGGTTACTTGGCTCCCGAATGGCTGCACTCAGGTATAACAGAAAAAGTTGATGTTTACAGCTTTGGCGTTGTCATCATGGAGATCATCTGTGGGAGGAAGAATGTGGATTGGTCCATGACTGGAGAGAATAGCCATCTGCTCAGTCTTTTCAAGAGAAAAGCACTAGAAGAGAGGCTTCAGGACATTGTTGACAAGAAAAGTGAGGATATGCTGATCCACATGGAGGAAGCTATTGATGTGATGAAGATTGGTGCATGGTGTCTGCAGAGTGATTTCACCAAGAGGCCTTCAATGTCATTAGTAGTTAAAGCATTGGAGGGTGTAGTAGCAGCTGAAACCAAATTAAACTTCGACTTCACAAATTCATCGGTAGTTAATATGGTGGCAACTGCTGATCAAGAACAGGAAGCTGTTGATGATGCTAGTCCATTGTTGCCTTCAGTTTTATCTGGACCGAGGTAG
- the LOC113690663 gene encoding G-type lectin S-receptor-like serine/threonine-protein kinase SD2-5 — MFPKCWNFIIISVLLSLQLVDGQPFDYPTANLSTTWINSVSANHSVDFTDGSKVRAILLRGTFGPRYACGFFCNGTCDSYMFAIFIVQTNSVSYIVMPSSGFPQVVWSANRNNPVKINATLQLTSGGDLVLRDADGTSVWSTNTRGRSVAGLNLTEEGNLVLFDMNNLVVWQSFDHPTDALVPGQKLVSGQKLTASASITNSTEGGLFSMFVNNEGLFAAVKANPPQIYYQQLVDNTKANKESSYAKFQNGSLALYIHSSEPRDPDSVITLPQISSAQYMKLGSDGHLRLYEWADGWKEVFDILAGYLGDCNYPTVCGENGICSNGQCSCPRSVNASMNYFTQINGRQPNLGCSEITPLNCNASRYHNFLELKDMAYFTFNVDITSTNMDSCKQACLGNCSCKAAIFRYGSNSSNGDCYLPAQIFSLMNNEQDKTHYNSSVFMKVQITPNASAPEKTSPKGTPTLVILGYAIAAFILLAVLIGLTICIIRKKRLAREVEEGDLDNVPGMPTRFPFEDLKIATANFSKKLGEGGFGSVFEGSLGDGTKVAVKCLDGIGQVKKSFLAEVESIGSIHHVNLVRLVGFCAEKSHRLLVYELMSNGSLEKWIYRQGQEIVLDWKCRRKIVLDIAKGLTYLHEDCRQKIIHLDIKPQNILLDDKFNAKLSDFGLSKLIDRDQSQVVTTMRGTPGYLAPEWLSAVITEKVDVYSFGVVVLEILCGRKIVDRSEPEERMHLLSLFKQKAEEGKLMDMIDQYSEDMQSNREDVVKMMQVAAWCLQSDHASRPSMSVVVKVLEGVMDTETNLDYGFERPSISSTSISQVGSEEVTALIPSVLSGPR, encoded by the coding sequence atgtttccaaaatgttggaattttataattatctccgttcttctttctcttcagtTAGTAGATGGACAGCCTTTTGATTATCCTACTGCAAATTTGTCTACTACGTGGATCAATAGTGTCTCAGCTAACCATTCTGTTGATTTTACAGATGGCTCAAAGGTGAGAGCCATTCTGCTCAGAGGAACATTTGGGCCTAGATATGCTTGTGGGTTCTTTTGCAACGGCACATGTGATAGCTATATGTTTGCAATCTTTATTGTTCAGACTAACAGTGTTTCATACATTGTCATGCCAAGCTCAGGATTTCCACAAGTTGTCTGGTCGGCTAACCGAAATAATCCTGTCAAAATCAATGCAACCCTGCAACTTACATCAGGAGGAGATTTGGTTTTACGGGATGCTGATGGGACTTCAGTTTGGTCTACAAACACGAGAGGAAGATCTGTCGCAGGTTTAAACTTGACCGAGGAAGGAAACCTGGTTCTCTTTGATATGAATAACTTGGTGGTCTGGCAATCTTTTGATCATCCTACTGATGCTTTGGTTCCAGGGCAAAAATTGGTATCTGGGCAGAAGTTGACGGCTAGTGCTTCAATTACCAACTCAACTGAAGGAGGTTTGTTCTCTATGTTTGTTAACAACGAAGGTTTGTTTGCTGCTGTAAAAGCAAATCCTCCACAAATTTATTATCAACAGTTAGTTGATAATACAAAGGCAAATAAAGAATCAAGCTATGCCAAGTTCCAAAACGGAAGCTTAGCCTTGTATATACATTCTTCTGAACCAAGGGATCCGGATTCAGTGATTACCCTGCCTCAGATTTCCTCAGCTCAGTACATGAAATTGGGGTCCGATGGGCATTTGAGACTATATGAGTGGGCAGACGGGTGGAAAGAGGTGTTTGATATTCTTGCTGGTTATCTTGGTGATTGCAATTACCCCACGGTTTGTGGAGAAAATGGCATCTGCTCGAATGGGCAGTGCAGTTGTCCTAGATCAGTCAATGCTTCAATGAACTATTTTACACAAATAAATGGAAGGCAGCCAAATCTTGGCTGTTCTGAGATCACTCCTTTGAATTGCAATGCTTCACGATATCATAATTTTCTTGAGCTAAAAGATATGGCTTACTTCACATTTAATGTAGATATTACTAGTACCAATATGGATAGCTGTAAGCAAGCATGTCTGGGTAACTGTTCGTGCAAAGCAGCTATATTTCGTTATGGTTCAAATTCTTCTAATGGAGATTGCTATTTACCTGCCCAGATCTTTTCATTGATGAACAATGAGCAGGACAAGACTCATTATAATTCATCTGTGTTCATGAAGGTGCAGATCACACCAAATGCATCAGCTCCTGAAAAAACTTCTCCTAAAGGTACTCCAACTCTTGTCATATTGGGATATGCTATTGCAGCTTTCATTTTATTGGCCGTCCTCATTGGTTTGACAATCTGTATAATCCGAAAGAAAAGATTAGCCAGGGAGGTTGAGGAGGGCGACTTAGACAATGTACCAGGAATGCCAACTAGATTTCCATTTGAAGATTTAAAAATTGCAACAGCAAATTTTAGTAAGAAACTTGGGGAGGGAGGATTTGGTTCAGTTTTTGAAGGTTCGCTTGGAGATGGCACTAAGGTTGCAGTAAAATGTCTTGATGGAATTGGTCAAGTGAAGAAATCATTTTTGGCTGAGGTGGAAAGTATTGGTAGCATTCATCATGTTAACTTGGTAAGATTGGTAGGTTTTTGTGCAGAAAAATCTCACCGACTTTTAGTTTATGAACTCATGAGTAATGGATCTCTAGAGAAGTGGATCTATagacaaggccaagaaattgtccttGACTGGAAATGCAGGAGGAAAATAGTACTTGATATAGCCAAGGGGTTAACTTATCTCCATGAAGATTGTAGAcagaaaattattcatttggATATAAAGCCCCAAAACATTCTTTTGGATGATAAGTTCAATGCTAAGCTATCTGACTTTGGGCTTTCCAAGCTAATTGATAGAGACCAAAGCCAAGTTGTTACCACTATGAGAGGTACTCCTGGCTATCTGGCTCCAGAGTGGCTCTCTGCAGTTATTACAGAGAAAGTAGATGTCTATAGCTTTGGAGTTGTGGTACTGGAAATCCTGTGTGGAAGGAAAATTGTCGATAGATCTGAGCCAGAGGAACGAATGCATTTGCTTAGTCTTTTCAAGCAGAAAGCAGAAGAAGGAAAGTTGATGGATATGATTGATCAATATAGTGAAGATATGCAGTCTAATAGAGAAGATGTTGTGAAGATGATGCAAGTTGCAGCTTGGTGTCTGCAGAGTGACCATGCTAGTAGACCTTCAATGTCAGTGGTGGTTAAGGTCTTGGAGGGTGTTATGGATACTGAAACAAATCTGGATTATGGCTTCGAAAGACCAAGCATCTCCTCCACGAGCATATCACAAGTTGGCTCAGAAGAAGTCACTGCTTTAATTCCATCTGTTCTCTCTGGACCAAGATGA